One genomic region from Phragmites australis chromosome 1, lpPhrAust1.1, whole genome shotgun sequence encodes:
- the LOC133916935 gene encoding membrane-bound transcription factor site-2 protease homolog isoform X1 has protein sequence MIGGAGRSRRRGRAPGALPTSAAARRTEHCVSCWYCDCKIYAFNEILFNLGWKYARCIRAWYSIGVYFSLIALVGLSLMLLWESIGVFYFRSGSLIAWLQNLLTSGLSLSIMDTTITIISTILSIAFHEFGHAIAAASEGVQIEYVAIFVALLFPGALVALNYDLLQNLHLFSMLRIYCAGIWHNVMLCAVCVLMTLLLPVVLYPLYVSGDGLMVVGIPQTSPLSEYLYAHDVILSVDGLKITTTDEWIKMLDQSTTEKNSGPEFLEGSQRYVATSSGKGYCVPNSWMDASKNLWQISDKLSCPDELIAFEKMICNGSVIFTEKTGRGSDQKEVEGKYCLIAKDVVKLRKCGNGWRRTVDDGSSCVCFQDEYCLVPVLTPGFSWIEVSYARPYSLGCLQKEGNLSSSHATNNNLGQSPCEGSFVYVGDLLSSARSVRLSPYRPRWALLLFIADIPYILGNGLSSLLHVSAALAVVNCLPVYFLDGEAILETGLCYVAWFTHRQQRKILKVCCFVWTVLSIITFSRILYSATLYYYGFV, from the exons ATGATCGGCGGCGCCGGCCGCAGCAGGCGGCGTGGGCGCGCGCCTGGGGCCCTGCCCACGAGCGCCGCAGCCCGCCGCACCGAGCACTGCGTCTCCTGCTG GTACTGCGACTGCAAGATTTATGCCTTCAATGAGATCCTGTTCAATTTGGGATGGAAGTATGCTAG aTGCATAAGAGCATGGTATTCTATAGGGGTTTATTTCTCGCTCATTGCTTTAGTTGGTTTATCATTG ATGCTATTGTGGGAGTCAATTGGTGTGTTTTATTTCAGAAGTGGATCTCTTATTGCCTGGTTACAGAACCTTCTG ACTTCAGGGCTCAGCCTATCTATAATGGACACCACAATCACCATAATATCAACAATCTTGTCTATTGCTTTTCATGAATTTGGGCACGCCATTGCAGCTGCAAG TGAGGGAGTACAGATTGAGTATGTTGCCATATTTGTTGCTCTACTTTTTCCTGGGGCATTAGTTGCTCTGAACTATGACCTACTGCAGAATCTACATCTCTTTTCGATGCTCCGGATTTATTGTGCAGGAATTTGGCATAATGTTATG CTCTGTGCAGTATGTGTGCTGATGACACTATTACTTCCGGTGGTGTTGTATCCTCTCTATGTGAGTGGCGATGGCCTTATG GTCGTGGGAATCCCACAAACATCTCCTCTGTCAGAATACTTGTATGCTCATGATGTTATCCTCTCTGTGGATGGTCTGAAAATAACAACAACTGATGAATGGATCAAAATGTTGGATCAAAGTACTACAGAGAAAAACAGTGGTCCTGAGTTCCTTGAAGGCTCTCAGAGATATGTTGCCACTAGTTCTGGAAAGGGTTATTGCGTGCCCAATTCATGGATGGATGCAAGCAAGAATCTCTGGCAGATAAGTGACAAGCTGTCTTGCCCAGATGAACTGATAGCCTTTGAAAAAATGATCTGTAATGGCTCAGTCATTTTCACTGAGAAGACTGGCAGAGGTAGTGACCAGAAGGAAGTTGAGGGAAAATATTGTTTGATTGCAAAAGATGTAGTAAAGCTTAGAAaatgtggaaatggatggcgGAGGACTGTAGATGATGGAAGTAGTTGTGTATGTTTTCAG GATGAGTACTGCTTGGTACCTGTTCTGACCCCAGGCTTTTCATGGATTGAGGTCTCCTATGCCAGGCCATACTCTTTGGGATGTTTACAGAAAGAAGGAAATTTATCATCATCACATGCTACAAATAATAACCTTGGACAGAGTCCTTGTGAGGGATCTTTTGTTTATGTGGGTGATCTGTTATCATCAGCACGTTCTGTTAGGTTATCCCCCTACCGGCCTCGATGGGCACTCCTCCTTTTCATTGCAGATATTCCATATATCTTGGGAAATGGTTTAAGTAGCCTGCTTCATGTGTCTGCAGCATTGGCTGTAGTAAATTGCTTACCG GTATATTTTCTAGATGGAGAAGCGATTTTGGAGACAGGCTTATGCTACGTAGCTTGGTTTACCCACAGACAGCAACGCAAAATTCTGAAGGTTTGCTGCTTTGTGTGGACGGTTTTATCAATTATCACGTTCTCAAGGATTTTGTATTCCGCAACACTATATTATTATGGCTTTGTATAA
- the LOC133916935 gene encoding membrane-bound transcription factor site-2 protease homolog isoform X2, whose translation MLLWESIGVFYFRSGSLIAWLQNLLTSGLSLSIMDTTITIISTILSIAFHEFGHAIAAASEGVQIEYVAIFVALLFPGALVALNYDLLQNLHLFSMLRIYCAGIWHNVMLCAVCVLMTLLLPVVLYPLYVSGDGLMVVGIPQTSPLSEYLYAHDVILSVDGLKITTTDEWIKMLDQSTTEKNSGPEFLEGSQRYVATSSGKGYCVPNSWMDASKNLWQISDKLSCPDELIAFEKMICNGSVIFTEKTGRGSDQKEVEGKYCLIAKDVVKLRKCGNGWRRTVDDGSSCVCFQDEYCLVPVLTPGFSWIEVSYARPYSLGCLQKEGNLSSSHATNNNLGQSPCEGSFVYVGDLLSSARSVRLSPYRPRWALLLFIADIPYILGNGLSSLLHVSAALAVVNCLPVYFLDGEAILETGLCYVAWFTHRQQRKILKVCCFVWTVLSIITFSRILYSATLYYYGFV comes from the exons ATGCTATTGTGGGAGTCAATTGGTGTGTTTTATTTCAGAAGTGGATCTCTTATTGCCTGGTTACAGAACCTTCTG ACTTCAGGGCTCAGCCTATCTATAATGGACACCACAATCACCATAATATCAACAATCTTGTCTATTGCTTTTCATGAATTTGGGCACGCCATTGCAGCTGCAAG TGAGGGAGTACAGATTGAGTATGTTGCCATATTTGTTGCTCTACTTTTTCCTGGGGCATTAGTTGCTCTGAACTATGACCTACTGCAGAATCTACATCTCTTTTCGATGCTCCGGATTTATTGTGCAGGAATTTGGCATAATGTTATG CTCTGTGCAGTATGTGTGCTGATGACACTATTACTTCCGGTGGTGTTGTATCCTCTCTATGTGAGTGGCGATGGCCTTATG GTCGTGGGAATCCCACAAACATCTCCTCTGTCAGAATACTTGTATGCTCATGATGTTATCCTCTCTGTGGATGGTCTGAAAATAACAACAACTGATGAATGGATCAAAATGTTGGATCAAAGTACTACAGAGAAAAACAGTGGTCCTGAGTTCCTTGAAGGCTCTCAGAGATATGTTGCCACTAGTTCTGGAAAGGGTTATTGCGTGCCCAATTCATGGATGGATGCAAGCAAGAATCTCTGGCAGATAAGTGACAAGCTGTCTTGCCCAGATGAACTGATAGCCTTTGAAAAAATGATCTGTAATGGCTCAGTCATTTTCACTGAGAAGACTGGCAGAGGTAGTGACCAGAAGGAAGTTGAGGGAAAATATTGTTTGATTGCAAAAGATGTAGTAAAGCTTAGAAaatgtggaaatggatggcgGAGGACTGTAGATGATGGAAGTAGTTGTGTATGTTTTCAG GATGAGTACTGCTTGGTACCTGTTCTGACCCCAGGCTTTTCATGGATTGAGGTCTCCTATGCCAGGCCATACTCTTTGGGATGTTTACAGAAAGAAGGAAATTTATCATCATCACATGCTACAAATAATAACCTTGGACAGAGTCCTTGTGAGGGATCTTTTGTTTATGTGGGTGATCTGTTATCATCAGCACGTTCTGTTAGGTTATCCCCCTACCGGCCTCGATGGGCACTCCTCCTTTTCATTGCAGATATTCCATATATCTTGGGAAATGGTTTAAGTAGCCTGCTTCATGTGTCTGCAGCATTGGCTGTAGTAAATTGCTTACCG GTATATTTTCTAGATGGAGAAGCGATTTTGGAGACAGGCTTATGCTACGTAGCTTGGTTTACCCACAGACAGCAACGCAAAATTCTGAAGGTTTGCTGCTTTGTGTGGACGGTTTTATCAATTATCACGTTCTCAAGGATTTTGTATTCCGCAACACTATATTATTATGGCTTTGTATAA
- the LOC133916924 gene encoding uncharacterized protein LOC133916924, with translation MKYVLVTGGVVSGLGKGVTASSIGVVLKACGLRVTTIKIDPYLNTDAGTMSPFEHGEVFVLDDGGEVDLDLGNYERFLDIKLTRDNNITTGKIYQVAINKERRGDYLGKTVQVVPHITDEIQDWIERVAMNPVDGEERPPDVCVIELGGTIGDIESMPFIEALGQFSYRVGPGNFCLVHVSLVPVLNVVGEQKTKPTQHSVRGLRGLGLAPDVLACRSTEPLEEHVKAKLSQFCHVPISNIVSLHDVTNIWHIPLLLRDQKAHEAILKVLDLQYAGKVPREPKLEEWTKRATKFDKLKTPVKIAMVGKYTGLSDSYLSVLKALLHASVAMERKLVVEWVPSCDLEDSAAKETPKAYKKAWKLLKGADGILVPGGFGDRGVQGKILAAKYARENNVPYLGICLGMQIAVIEFARSVMKLRGANSTEFDPATTSPCVIFMPEGSKTHMGATMRLGSRRTYFQVNGCTSAKLYGNASSVDERHRHRYEVNPEMVPDFERAGLSFVGKDESGRRMEIIELPSHKFFIGAQFHPEFKSRPAKPSPLFLGLIAAASGQLEPLLQRSCSVVDSNSTKACINGKVSKPKLYSNGHVKNALNSLVNGYYANGNGIPI, from the exons ATGAAGTACGTGCTCGTGACCGGAGGGGTGGTGAGCGGCCTCGGCAAGGGCGTGACGGCCAGCAGCATCGGCGTCGTGCTCAAGGCCTGCGGCCTCCGCGTCACCACCATCAAGATTG ACCCATACCTCAACACTGATGCTGGAACCATGTCTCCGTTCGAGCATGGTGAGGTCTTTGTTTTGGATGATGGTGGAGAG gTGGACTTGGACCTTGGAAATTATGAACGTTTTCTGGATATCAAATTGACCCGTGACAACAATATAACCACGGGAAAAATCTATCAG GTTGCCATTAATAAAGAAAGGAGAGGAGACTACTTGGGAAAAACCGTTCAG GTTGTGCCACATATTACAGATGAAATACAAGATTGGATTGAACGCGTTGCAATGAATCCAGTCGATGGTGAAGAAAGGCCTCCTGATGTCTGTGTCATTGAACTTGGTGGCACTATAG GGGATATTGAATCAATGCCTTTCATTGAAGCACTAGGTCAATTTTCATACCGTGTTG GACCTGGAAACTTCTGTCTGGTTCATGTCAGTCTTGTTCCGGTTCTAAATGTAGTTGGTGAACAG AAGACTAAGCCTACACAACATAGTGTTCGAGGGCTTAGAGGACTTGGGTTGGCACCAGATGTTTTAGCATGTCGCAGTACTGAG CCATTAGAAGAACATGTGAAAGCCAAGCTCTCACAGTTTTGCCATGTACCG ATCTCAAATATTGTGAGCCTCCATGACGTGACAAACATTTGGCACATCCCTTTGTTGCTAAGG GACCAGAAGGCCCATGAAGCTATTCTGAAAGTTTTAGACCTTCAGTA TGCAGGGAAAGTACCTCGGGAACCCAAGTTGGAGGAGTGGACCAAAAGAGCCACCAAGTTTGACAAATTGAAGACTCCG GTCAAGATTGCCATGGTTGGAAAATATACCGGCCTGTCGGATTCCTACCTGTCTGTTCTAAAG GCTCTTTTGCATGCATCAGTTGCTATGGAAAGAAAGCTTGTAGTGGAGTGGGTTCCTTCCTGTGATCTTGAAGATTCTGCAGCAAAAGAG ACCCCTAAAGCCTATAAAAAAGCATGGAAACTGCTGAAG GGTGCAGATGGTATACTCGTTCCTGGAGGCTTCGGAGACAGGGGAGTTCAGGGCAAAATTCTTGCTGCAAAATATGCACGCGAAAACAATGTTCCTTATCTCGGCATTTGCTTGGGAATGCAAATTGCAGTGATTGAGTTTGCTCGTTCAGTCATGAAATTACGTGGTGCAAATAGCACAGAATTTGATCCAGCTACAACATCACCCTGTGTCATATTCATGCCAGAG GGCTCAAAAACCCATATGGGGGCTACAATGAGGCTAGGATCAAGAAGAACATATTTCCAAGTCAATGGCTGCACATCTGCAAAGCT GTATGGCAATGCTAGCTCTGTAGACGAAAGACATCGCCACAGATATGAG gtGAACCCTGAAATGGTCCCAGACTTTGAGAGGGCCGGGCTTTCGTTCGTGGGCAAGGATGAAAGTGGAAGACGCATGGAG ATCATTGAACTACCCTCTCACAAGTTTTTCATCGGTGCACAATTCCATCCAGAATTTAAGTCGAGACCAGCAAAGCCATCTCCACTTTTCTTAG GACTAATAGCAGCGGCATCTGGACAACTAGAACCTTTGCTTCAACGCAGTTGCAGCGTGGTCGATTCGAATTCTACAAAAGCATGTATCAACGGTAAAGTTTCAAAACCGAAACTGTACTCAAATGGACATGTGAAGAACGCATTAAACAGCTTGGTAAACGGGTACTACGCAAATGGCAATGGCATTCCCATCTAG
- the LOC133916949 gene encoding actin-related protein 2/3 complex subunit 2A-like: protein MILLQSPSRFLLQILQDRVLSGEKGVDIDCHTVEFDDVRYHIQFSMRNPKVMVLSVALPLPPPEAIMYDGLPLGAIEAIKAAYGPVVQILDPPKDGFDLTMKINLTKLPPDEEQRNAVLTQIASVREVVLGAPLKLLLKHLASKTVAPNVDKLVALVHRPNESFFLAPQADKVIVVYPMRFQDSIDIVLATSFLQEFVEARRTAALNNAPSCMWSPAPPLELKGVPVDALNTNAGFVTFVVFPRHVEGKRLDKTVWSLLTFHAYVSYHVKCSEGFMHTRMRRRVESLIQALDRAKSDAEKLKKLVHGGSLKRLSLKNEGNSHF, encoded by the exons ATGATACTGCTCCAGTCCCCGTCCCGGTTCCTTCTCCAGATCCTCCAGGACCGCGTCCTCAG CGGCGAGaagggcgtggacatcgactgCCACACGGTGGAATTCGACGATGTGCGGTATCATATTCAG TTTTCGATGAGGAATCCAAAGGTAATGGTCCTATCAGTGGCATTACCTCTCCCACCTCCTGAGGCGATTATGTATGATGGGCTTCCACTTGGTGCCATTGAGGCTATAAAGGCAGCATATGGGCCAGTCGTGCAAATTCTTGATCCTCCAAAGGATGGCTTTGATCTCACAATGAAGATAAACTTGACAAAGCTTCCGCCAGATGAAG AGCAAAGGAATGCTGTTTTGACACAAATTGCATCTGTTAGAGAGGTTGTGCTGGGTGCACCACTGAAGCTTCTGCTGAAGCATCTAGCCTCAAAGACAGTAGCTCCTAATGTTGACAAGCTTGTTGCTCTTGTTCACCGTCCTAATGAATCCTTTTTCCTTGCTCCCCAG GCAGATAAAGTCATTGTTGTGTACCCAATGAGATTTCAGGACTCCATTGATATTGTTTTAGCAACTTCCTTCCTGCAG GAATTTGTGGAGGCAAGACGAACTGCTGCACTTAATAATGCTCCTTCCTGTATGTGGTCTCCAGCACCTCCTCTTGAGTTAAAAGGAGTACCTGTTGATGCCCTGAATACAAATGCTGGCTTTGTTACTTTCG TTGTTTTCCCTCGGCATGTTGAGGGTAAAAGGCTAGACAAAACAGTTTGGAGTTTGTTAACATTTCATGCTTATGTAAGCTATCATGTAAAG TGTTCAGAGGGATTCATGCATACCAGGATGAGGCGTAGGGTTGAGTCGCTGATCCAG GCTTTGGACCGAGCAAAATCTGACGCGGAGAAGCTGAAGAAGTTGGTACATGGTGGATCTTTGAAAAGACTG AGCCTGAAGAACGAAGGGAACTCGCATTTCTGA